The Macaca nemestrina isolate mMacNem1 chromosome 6, mMacNem.hap1, whole genome shotgun sequence genome window below encodes:
- the LOC112424076 gene encoding small integral membrane protein 33, translating into MHQAGHYSWPSPAVNSSSGQESQRQLPEVLGGIWEQPRGDGLPMVTIIVAVFVLLAVCIIVAVHFGPRLHQGHATLPTEPLIPKPDGGIYLIHWRALGPQDSPEEALQGPLVPGSCSAPDGPRPSIDEVTYL; encoded by the exons ATGCACCAG GCTGGCCACTACTCCTGGCCTTCTCCAGCTGTGAACAGTTCATCAGGGCAGGAGTCCCAGAGGCAGCTTCCGGAGGTGCTTGGTGGCATCTGGGAACAACCTCGAGGTGACGGGCTGCCCATGGTCACCATCATCGTTGCTGTCTTTGTTCTGCTAGCAGTCTGCATCATAGTGGCAGTCCATTTTGGGCCAAGGCTGCACCAGGGCCATGCCACTCTCCCTACAGAGCCACTGATCCCAAAGCCAGATGGTGGCATCTACCTCATCCACTGGCGGGCACTGGGCCCCCAAGACAGTCCTGAAGAAGCACTGCAGGGCCCTCTTGTCCCTGGCTCCTGCTCTGCACCAGATGGACCCAGGCCCAGCATCGATGAAGTCACTTATCTGTAG